A stretch of Astyanax mexicanus isolate ESR-SI-001 chromosome 21, AstMex3_surface, whole genome shotgun sequence DNA encodes these proteins:
- the spp2 gene encoding secreted phosphoprotein 24 yields MRCCVLLVVLLLQCLSASGLPLFELTSKADGALRTALDEINTRYARQRLYRVSKASVKKVVPLGLNVYDMILKFGIRETDCLKGSGMDPQGCAYRRGFFASEAGCYIRVRVTDRLTDVVSLKCHQAQSSSSESSEEMGATWHYDPNRLVPQDPPPPTSAPIFEDSQPIRPGRRNENVVIRGDHFSNHLE; encoded by the exons ATGAGGTGCTGTGTTCTGCtcgtggtgctgctgctgcagtgtcTGTCAGCTTCAG GCCTGCCACTGTTTGAACTGACCTCTAAGGCTGATGGGGCTCTGAGGACAGCGCTGGACGAGATCAACACTCGCTATGCCCGCCAGCGCCTCTACAGAGTGTCCAAAGCATCGGTTAAGAAG GTGGTTCCACTGGGGTTGAACGTGTATGATATGATCCTGAAGTTTGGTATCAGGGAGACGGACTGTCTGAAGGGGTCTGGTATGGACCCTCAGGGCTGTGCATACCGTCGAGGCTTCTTCGCG TCGGAGGCTGGCTGCTACATCCGGGTGCGCGTGACGGACAGACTGACGGACGTGGTGTCCCTGAAATGCCACCAGGCACAAAGCTCCAGCTCTGAGTCCAGTGAGGAG ATGGGGGCAACATGGCACTATGATCCAAATCGTCTTGTTCCTCAAG ACCCTCCACCTCCAACTTCAGCTCCAATTTTTGAAGATTCTCAACCGATACGTCCTGGACGTCGTAATGAGAACGTTGTGATTCGTGGAGATCACTTCAGCAACCATCTGGAGTAA